Proteins found in one Miscanthus floridulus cultivar M001 chromosome 4, ASM1932011v1, whole genome shotgun sequence genomic segment:
- the LOC136552983 gene encoding senescence associated gene 20-like, translating into MMRLLTGGSGSGSGFRFVPRSVDALGASTSSSTVIAEGQEGRCYWVHAWTVGPDGVITQLREYFNTDLTVTRLAAVAASASAKCVWQSRRPDSATNSLPGLLLAL; encoded by the coding sequence ATGATGCGCCTCCTcaccggcggcagcggcagcggcagcggcttcCGCTTCGTCCCGCGCTCCGTGGACGCGCTCGGCGcctccaccagcagcagcaccgTCATCGCCGAGGGGCAGGAGGGGCGCTGCTACTGGGTGCACGCCTGGACCGTGGGCCCCGATGGGGTGATCACCCAGCTCCGCGAGTACTTCAACACCGACCTCACCGTCACCcgcctcgccgccgtcgccgcctccgCATCCGCCAAGTGCGTGTGGCAGAGCCGCCGCCCGGACAGCGCCACCAACTCACTGCCGGGCCTCCTCCTCGCCCTCTGA
- the LOC136552985 gene encoding mitochondrial import inner membrane translocase subunit TIM44-1-like: MATTALLRALRRPSSEAALRLATRPNVQPTNGYRHLNSRNLSVFNEFSKQLKGEAKSNPEFQKSMKEFGEKLGVVKEDLKVRTKKTTETIYKSVDDVWSEAEETSKMVTANIKEKMFAAKEEVKESFGVGKEESTSCRDGSPEASKYEKTGTFSHSDGTSEDATNSHTLFTKLKSTISSASPVVSGTFAKLKDTKVSTLAKQGYEIVKDELSSSSSRKKKHQARHASAKVEKSMRTDLVLTPTKRTVLGEKWEAFKNKIRGHPVYKRVDEYTKPVVTKGQEVAEDVRERWETSDNPVVEKIQDLNESLLEETSAAVTFREIRQRDPSFSLSDFVADVQETIKPVLTAYSKGDVETLKKYCTKEVIERCKGEREAYASQGIFFDHKILHISEADVLETKMFGSSPIIILRFQTQQIYCVRDREGQVTEGGQDTIQTVFYSWAMQLMDSDDVPEEESYYPVWRLREMQQAGIKALI, encoded by the exons ATGGCGACCACAGCACTGCTCCGGGCTCTCCGGCGGCCCTCGTCCGAAGCCGCGCTGCGATTG GCTACAAGGCCAAATGTGCAACCAACGAATGGATATAGACATCTGAATAGCAGGAACCTAAGTGTTTTCAATGAGTTTTCTAAGCAACTAAAGGGCGAGGCCAAGAG TAATCCTGAATTCCAGAAATCCATGAAGGAGTTCGGCGAGAAACTTGGTGTGGTGAAGGAAGATCTCAAAGTAAG AACTAAGAAAACGACTGAGACAATATACAAGAGTGTTGATGATGTTTGGAGTGAAGCTGAGGAGACATCTAAAATG GTTACTGCAAATATCAAAGAAAAAATGTTTGCTGCTAAAGAAGAG GTAAAGGAAAGTTTTGGAGTCGGAAAAGAAGAGAGTACAAGTTGCAGGGATGGTTCGCCTGAAGCTTCAAAATATGAGAAAACTGGGACATTCTCGCATTCAGATGGCACGTCTGAAGATGCCACAAACAGCCATACATTGTTCACTAAATTGAAGTCAACAATCTCATCTGCTTCACCAGTGGTATCCGGCACATTTGCAAAGTTGAAGGACACAAAAGTTTCAACTTTAGCTAAGCAGGGATATGAAATCGTCAAGGATGAATTAAGCTCTAGCTCTAGCAGAAAGAAAAAACATCAAGCTAGGCATGCTTCTGCTAAAGTAGAAAAGAGTATGAGAACCGATTTAGTTCTTACGCCAACAAAAAGGACAGTATTGGGTGAAAAATGGGAAGCATTTAAGAATAAG ATCCGAGGTCATCCCGTCTATAAAAGAGTGGATGAATACACCAAGCCTGTTGTAACCAAGGGACAAGAG GTAGCTGAAGATGTCAGGGAAAGATGGGAGACAAGTGACAATCCAGTGGTTGAGAAAATTCAAGA CTTGAATGAATCTTTGCTTGAAGAAACCTCAGCTGCGGTGACATTCAGGGAAATTCGGCAACGAGACCC GTCCTTTTCTCTTTCTGATTTTGTTGCCGATGTCCAAGAAACGATCAAGCCAGTTCTAACTGCATATTCAAAG GGTGATGTGGAGACTCTAAAAAAATATTGCACCAAGGAAGTGATTGAGCGCTGCAAAGGAGAGAGAGAAGCTTATGCATCACAGGGAATATTTTTTGATCACAAA ATCCTGCACATTTCAGAAGCTGATGTATTGGAAACAAAAATGTTTGGATCTTCACCCATAATTATCTTACGC TTCCAAACACAGCAGATATACTGTGTTCGAGATCGAGAAGGACAAGTCACAGAAGGAGGACAG GATACCATCCAAACCGTCTTCTATTCGTGGGCTATGCAACTCATGGACAGTGACGATGTGCCAGAAGAAGAATCCTATTACCCAGTCTGGCGGCTGCGTGAGATGCAACAAGCTGGCATCAAAGCTCTCATATAG
- the LOC136550621 gene encoding 26S proteasome regulatory subunit 4 homolog, whose product MGQGTPGGMGKQGGAGDRKPGDGGDKKDKKFEPPAAPSRVGRKQRKQKGAEAAARLPNVAPLSKCRLRLLKLERVKDYLLMEEEFVAAQERLRPQEDKAEEDRSKVDDLRGTPMSVGSLEEIIDESHAIVSSSVGPEYYVGILSFVDKDQLEPGCSILMHNKVLSVVGILQDEVDPMVSVMKVEKAPLESYADIGGLDAQIQEIKEAVELPLTHPELYEDIGIRPPKGVILYGEPGTGKTLLAKAVANSTSATFLRVVGSELIQKYLGDGPKLVRELFRVADELSPSIVFIDEIDAVGTKRYDAHSGGEREIQRTMLELLNQLDGFDSRGDVKVILATNRIESLDPALLRPGRIDRKIEFPLPDIKTRRRIFQIHTAKMTLADDVNLEEFVMTKDEFSGADIKAICTEAGLLALRERRMKVTHSDFKKAKEKVMYKKKEGVPDGLYM is encoded by the exons ATGGGGCAGGGCACTCCGGGAGGGATGGGCAAGCAGGGCGGCGCCGGCGACCGCAAGCCGGGGGACGGCGGcgataagaaggacaagaagttCGAGCCGCCGGCCGCGCCCTCCCGCGTCGGCCGCAAGCAGcgcaagcagaagggcgccgagGCGGCCGCGCGCCTCCCCAACGTCGCGCCGCTCTCCAAGTGCCGACTCCGCCTCCTCAAGCTCGAGCGGGTCAAGGACTACCTCCTCATGGAGGAGGAGTTCGTCGCCGCGCAGGAGCGCCTCCGGCCCCAGGAGGACAAGGCCGAGGAGGACCGATCCAAGGTCGACGACCTCCGCGGCACCCCCATGAGCGTCGGATCCCTCGAGGAGATCATCGACGAGAGCCACGCCATCGTCTCCTCCTCAGTCGGACCGGAGTACTACGTCGGCATCCTATCCTTCGTCGACAAGGACCAGCTGGAACCGGGATGCTCCATCCTCATGCACAACAAG GTTCTCTCTGTGGTTGGTATATTGCAAGATGAAGTTGATCCTATGGTATCTGTGATGAAAGTTGAGAAAGCTCCTTTGGAATCTTATGCTGACATTGGTGGACTAGATGCTCAGATTCAAGAAATTAAAGAGGCAGTTGAGCTTCCCTTGACTCATCCTGAGCTGTATGAAGACATTGGGATCAGGCCCCCCAAGGGAGTCATATTATATGGAGAACCTGGAACAGGAAAAACTTTACTTGCCAAG GCTGTCGCTAACTCAACATCTGCAACTTTCTTGCGTGTTGTCGGTAGTGAACTTATTCAAAAGTACCTTGGGGATGGTCCCAAGCTAGTCAGAGAATTGTTTAGGGTGGCTGATGAACTTTCTCCCTCAATAGTCTTTATTGATGAGATTGACGCAGTTGGAACAAAGAGGTATGATGCTCATTCAGGAGGAGAGCGTGAAATTCAAAGAACTATGTTGGAGCTgctgaatcagctagatggtttTGACTCACGTGGAGATGTTAAAGTTATTCTAGCAACAAACCGTATTGAAAGTCTTGATCCTGCTTTGCTTCGGCCAGGCCGTATAGACCGGAAGATTGAATTTCCTCTCCCAGATATTAAAACTAGACGACGCATCTTCCAA ATTCACACGGCAAAAATGACATTAGCTGACGATGTGAACTTGGAAGAGTTTGTTATGACCAAAGATGAGTTTTCGGGCGCTGATATTAAGGCGATCTGCACGGAGGCTGGATTGCTCGCCTTAAGAGAACGTAGAATGAAG GTGACCCATTCAGATTTCAAGAAGGCAAAGGAGAAGGTGATGTACAAGAAGAAGGAAGGTGTTCCGGATGGTCTCTACATGTAG